Proteins encoded within one genomic window of Alteribacter populi:
- a CDS encoding D-2-hydroxyacid dehydrogenase encodes MQRRKLLITHDIDQRHQERVKELVPDWDVIIGKNREIWSHHVKEAEIIVGWKKEMNEIVVQPDAKLRWLQTWSAGINGLPLKCLENKEIQLTSANGVHAYPISETIFGLMLALTRKIHTYVRNQQSKTWHHSGIGMEIHNKTVGIIGVGAIGKETAKLAKAFGMTVLGIRHSGAEEDDVDDMFTPDKLNHILPRCDYVVVTLPLTEETHQLFGAEQFHLMKETAFFINIGRGHLVKEAELIEALKNGQIAGAGLDVFEHEPLDETSPFWEMENVIVTPHTSGSTEHYNKRVMENIFIPNLEDYVKGKIPSVNLADYKKGY; translated from the coding sequence ATGCAAAGACGTAAGCTGCTCATCACACACGATATTGATCAACGACATCAAGAACGTGTGAAAGAACTAGTTCCTGACTGGGATGTGATAATCGGGAAAAACCGGGAGATCTGGAGCCACCATGTTAAAGAGGCAGAAATTATAGTCGGGTGGAAGAAAGAGATGAATGAAATTGTGGTCCAGCCTGATGCGAAGCTTCGCTGGCTGCAGACGTGGAGTGCTGGGATTAACGGGCTTCCTTTAAAGTGTTTAGAAAATAAAGAGATTCAATTAACAAGTGCAAATGGCGTTCACGCATATCCAATATCCGAAACCATCTTCGGTTTAATGCTTGCGTTGACTCGAAAGATCCATACATATGTAAGAAATCAGCAGTCAAAAACGTGGCACCACTCCGGAATAGGAATGGAAATACATAATAAAACCGTGGGAATTATCGGTGTCGGCGCGATCGGCAAAGAAACGGCGAAGCTCGCAAAAGCATTCGGGATGACTGTCCTTGGTATCCGTCATTCAGGAGCAGAAGAAGATGACGTTGATGACATGTTCACCCCAGACAAGCTAAACCACATCCTTCCTCGGTGTGATTATGTCGTAGTTACCCTGCCGCTTACAGAAGAAACACATCAATTATTTGGTGCAGAGCAATTTCATCTCATGAAGGAGACAGCGTTTTTTATCAACATCGGCCGCGGACACCTTGTAAAAGAAGCTGAATTGATCGAAGCATTGAAAAACGGACAAATAGCTGGTGCCGGACTGGATGTCTTTGAGCATGAACCGTTGGATGAAACCAGCCCATTCTGGGAAATGGAAAATGTCATCGTTACACCACACACTTCAGGCTCCACTGAACATTATAATAAGCGAGTTATGGAGAATATCTTTATCCCTAACTTAGAGGATTATGTAAAAGGAAAAATTCCTAGCGTTAATTTGGCAGATTATAAAAAAGGGTATTAA